The following proteins are encoded in a genomic region of Necator americanus strain Aroian chromosome II, whole genome shotgun sequence:
- a CDS encoding hypothetical protein (NECATOR_CHRII.G8812.T2) gives MITKWRPWMGIGSDTLADKKQDGETRWHLDLERHECKPSPLKGQQELKKSVQKITVSKEEKVTREKDKKSKESSKAGKKGATKELKEVNKAIHKDEKKREKRALAESKDKRKEEKDKQKKSVLKKSKMKGK, from the exons ATGATTACCAAATGGCGACCATGGATGGGCATTGGAAGCGACACGTTGGCCgacaaaaaacaagatggagagACCCGTTGGCATTTGGATTTGGAGAGGCATGAATGCAAGCCGTCACCACTG AAAGGGCAGCAGGAGTTAAAGAAAAGTGTACAGAAAATCACTGTATCGAAGGAGGAGAAAGTCACACGAGAGAAAGACAAGAAATCGAAGGAGTCATCAAAAGCAGGGAAAAAGGGAGCAACGAAAGAGCTGAAGGAAGTAAACAAAGCAATACATAAGgacgagaaaaagagagagaagagagcATTAGCAGAAAgcaaagacaaaagaaaagaagagaaggataagcaaaaaaaatcggttctcaagaaaagtaaaat